In Acidaminococcus timonensis, one DNA window encodes the following:
- the uvrB gene encoding excinuclease ABC subunit UvrB produces the protein MPFTIHAPFAPAGDQPEAIDALARGVEKGLHTQVLLGATGTGKTYTIAQVIQKVQKPTLVIAHNKTLAAQLCSEFKEFFPDNAVEYFVSYYDFYQPEAYIPATDTYIEKDSSINDEIDKLRHSATSALMERRDVIVVASVSCIYGLGAPKDYYDSVLSLRVGQQVDRDAILEKLVKIRYDRNDLVLERGKFRVRGDVIEVVPSSYGEKAIRIELFGDEVDTISEIDILNGDVIDRRTHVAIFPASHYVTSDENMERARQDIRRELNQRLKVLKSENKLLEAQRLEQRTNYDLEMMQELGYCSGIENYSRHLTGRKPGEPPFTLVDYFPEDFLTVVDESHVTLPQLRAMYAGDQSRKQQLVKYGFRLPSALDNRPLTFDEFQARRKQIIYVSATPGPYEMETTDNVVEQIIRPTGLLDPKIEVRPIKGQIDDLMGEIHKVTAQKERVLVTTLTKKMAEDLTEYLTTAGVRVRYLHSDIATIERAEIIHDLRAGKFDVLVGINLLREGLDMPEVSLVAILDADKEGFLRSDTAMVQTIGRAARNAHGRVIMYADTITGSMERAISETARRREKQEAFNKAHGIIPKTIQKKVVDLIKLTKVEEDDTATKGYTARSVKKLTPRDRDKQIKLLEKKMKEAARELDFELAAEYRDQLILLKGEQRKAHE, from the coding sequence ATGCCATTTACAATCCATGCGCCCTTTGCTCCTGCCGGGGACCAGCCGGAAGCCATCGATGCCCTGGCCAGAGGGGTGGAGAAGGGACTCCATACCCAGGTCCTGCTGGGGGCTACAGGGACGGGCAAGACCTATACCATTGCCCAGGTGATCCAGAAGGTGCAGAAGCCCACCCTGGTCATCGCCCATAATAAGACGCTGGCTGCCCAGCTGTGCAGTGAATTCAAGGAATTCTTCCCTGACAATGCAGTGGAATATTTCGTTTCCTACTACGATTTTTACCAGCCGGAAGCTTATATACCGGCTACGGATACCTATATCGAAAAAGATTCTTCCATCAACGATGAGATCGATAAACTGCGCCACTCGGCCACCTCGGCCCTGATGGAGCGGCGGGATGTGATCGTGGTGGCGTCCGTTTCCTGTATCTACGGCCTGGGGGCCCCGAAAGACTACTACGACAGCGTGCTGTCCCTGCGGGTGGGTCAGCAGGTAGACCGGGACGCCATCCTGGAGAAACTGGTGAAGATCCGCTACGACCGCAACGATCTGGTGCTGGAACGGGGCAAGTTTCGGGTCCGGGGGGATGTGATCGAAGTGGTCCCCTCCAGCTATGGGGAAAAGGCCATCCGCATCGAGCTGTTCGGGGATGAGGTGGACACCATTAGCGAAATCGACATCCTGAACGGGGATGTGATCGACCGGCGGACCCATGTGGCCATCTTCCCGGCCAGTCATTATGTAACCAGCGACGAGAACATGGAACGGGCCCGCCAGGACATCCGCAGGGAATTGAACCAGCGGCTGAAGGTCCTGAAAAGCGAGAACAAGCTGCTGGAGGCCCAGCGGCTGGAACAGCGGACCAACTACGATCTGGAAATGATGCAGGAACTGGGATACTGCAGCGGCATCGAGAATTATTCCCGCCACCTCACGGGCCGGAAACCTGGAGAACCACCCTTTACCCTGGTGGATTATTTTCCGGAGGATTTCCTGACCGTGGTGGACGAAAGCCACGTGACACTGCCCCAGCTGCGGGCCATGTACGCCGGGGACCAGAGCCGGAAACAGCAGCTGGTGAAGTACGGGTTCCGTCTGCCTTCCGCGCTGGACAACCGGCCTCTGACCTTTGATGAGTTCCAGGCCCGGCGGAAGCAGATCATCTACGTTTCGGCCACCCCCGGTCCCTACGAAATGGAGACCACGGACAATGTGGTGGAGCAGATCATCCGGCCCACGGGCCTTCTGGATCCCAAAATCGAAGTGCGGCCCATCAAGGGACAGATCGACGACCTGATGGGCGAAATCCATAAGGTGACGGCCCAGAAGGAACGGGTCCTGGTCACCACCCTGACGAAGAAAATGGCCGAAGACCTGACGGAATATCTGACCACTGCCGGGGTGCGGGTGCGCTACCTCCATTCGGACATTGCCACCATCGAACGGGCGGAAATCATCCACGACCTGCGGGCCGGCAAGTTTGACGTGCTGGTGGGCATCAACCTGCTGCGGGAAGGACTGGATATGCCGGAAGTGAGCCTGGTGGCCATCCTGGATGCTGATAAGGAAGGCTTTCTGCGCAGCGATACCGCCATGGTCCAGACCATCGGACGGGCGGCGCGGAATGCCCACGGACGGGTCATCATGTATGCGGATACCATCACCGGTTCCATGGAACGGGCCATCAGCGAGACAGCCCGGCGGCGGGAAAAACAGGAGGCTTTCAACAAGGCCCATGGCATCATCCCCAAAACCATCCAGAAGAAGGTGGTGGACCTGATCAAGCTGACCAAAGTGGAAGAGGACGATACGGCTACCAAAGGGTACACGGCCAGATCCGTGAAGAAACTGACGCCCAGGGATCGGGACAAACAGATCAAACTGCTGGAAAAGAAAATGAAGGAAGCGGCCAGAGAGCTGGACTTCGAACTGGCAGCGGAATACCGGGATCAGCTGATTTTGCTGAAAGGAGAGCAGCGGAAAGCTCATGAATGA
- a CDS encoding YajQ family cyclic di-GMP-binding protein: protein MAKNSSFDIVSQIDMQELDNALNQTRKEISQRYDFRGSNASLELNGDELKLAAEDEYKLGAILDILRQRMAKRGLSLRALEPGKVEPAAKGSVRQTVKLKQGIDKETAKKITAAIKAAKIKVTAQVQDNQVRVSGPKKDDLQAVIQLVRGQDFGIDLQFINLR from the coding sequence ATGGCAAAAAACAGCTCTTTCGACATTGTTTCCCAAATCGACATGCAGGAACTGGACAATGCATTGAACCAGACCCGGAAGGAAATCTCCCAGCGGTATGATTTCCGCGGGTCCAATGCCTCCCTGGAACTGAATGGCGACGAACTGAAACTGGCGGCCGAGGATGAATACAAACTGGGAGCCATCCTGGACATCCTGCGGCAGCGGATGGCCAAGCGCGGATTATCCCTGCGTGCCCTGGAACCGGGCAAGGTGGAACCGGCCGCCAAGGGCAGTGTCCGCCAGACAGTAAAACTGAAACAGGGTATCGACAAGGAAACAGCCAAGAAAATCACTGCTGCCATCAAAGCAGCCAAGATCAAGGTGACGGCCCAGGTGCAGGACAATCAAGTCCGGGTTTCCGGTCCGAAAAAGGACGACCTGCAGGCCGTGATCCAGTTGGTGAGAGGCCAGGATTTCGGCATCGATCTGCAGTTCATCAACTTGCGGTAA
- a CDS encoding DUF4127 family protein — MHFSLKSLLTAGFLCFVLGSGAEASPKILYVPLDNRPVCLEYTVDTARAAGYPLTVPPEKDLSDQKSEGNNEALWNWLEQEAPHAEAAVIATDSLNYGGLVASRKHHHLEKYLKEKIQRLEKLKKDNPGLKMYAFSTIMRTPKQSIGKVEPGYYQEYGPKIFRLSQLQDKEDQDGSLTYGENQERQTLLAQIPNSVMQDWKTRRLMNFQTNKRLIRLCQNGVFHYFALGKDDDAPLSQTHMEARHLKYVGDGITENRFQILPGVDQVGLLLVTRAINELRGEKPRVYPLFAPGAGGSTIPLYSDERAEESVRNQILASGSTETSHLEKADLVLAVNTPEDGSCLDSTANDNAPYPSRANREFANELADLEEKKPVALADISFANGADNGFMQAMTESEALLGLTAYSGWNTADNSIGFALSQGILSKRMKPTDRERLLKTRLLDDWIYQANVRYRISLGIDQHDFMLKYDLGKYYNRILSGTNRLLRQYVEDEPTLKGTSYTVEFPWNRMFEVDVRVK; from the coding sequence ATGCATTTTTCATTAAAATCCCTTCTGACTGCCGGTTTTCTCTGTTTTGTGCTGGGATCCGGGGCAGAAGCTTCGCCCAAGATCCTGTATGTGCCCCTGGACAACCGTCCGGTCTGCCTGGAATATACAGTGGATACGGCCAGAGCGGCCGGCTATCCCCTGACGGTACCCCCGGAAAAGGATCTGTCAGACCAGAAAAGCGAGGGCAATAACGAAGCCCTGTGGAACTGGCTGGAACAGGAGGCCCCCCATGCAGAAGCAGCGGTCATTGCCACGGACAGCCTGAACTATGGCGGGCTGGTGGCCTCCCGAAAGCACCACCATCTGGAGAAATACCTGAAAGAGAAGATCCAGCGCCTGGAAAAGCTGAAGAAGGACAATCCGGGACTGAAGATGTACGCATTCAGCACCATCATGCGGACCCCCAAACAGAGCATCGGCAAAGTGGAACCGGGCTACTACCAGGAATACGGACCGAAAATCTTCCGGTTGTCCCAGCTGCAGGATAAGGAAGACCAGGACGGCTCCCTGACCTATGGGGAAAACCAGGAACGGCAGACCCTGCTGGCCCAGATTCCCAATTCGGTGATGCAGGACTGGAAGACACGCCGTCTGATGAATTTCCAGACCAACAAGCGGCTGATCCGTCTGTGCCAGAATGGCGTTTTCCACTACTTTGCCCTGGGCAAAGATGATGATGCGCCCCTGTCCCAGACCCATATGGAAGCCCGCCACCTGAAATACGTGGGCGATGGGATCACGGAGAACCGGTTCCAGATCCTGCCCGGTGTGGACCAGGTGGGTCTCCTGCTGGTGACCCGTGCCATCAACGAACTCCGGGGCGAAAAGCCCAGGGTCTATCCCCTGTTCGCACCGGGTGCAGGGGGCAGCACCATCCCCCTGTACTCGGATGAACGGGCGGAAGAGTCCGTGCGCAACCAGATCCTGGCCAGCGGCAGCACGGAAACCAGCCATCTGGAAAAGGCCGACCTGGTGCTGGCCGTGAATACCCCGGAAGACGGCAGCTGCCTGGACTCCACCGCCAACGACAACGCGCCCTATCCCAGCCGGGCCAACCGGGAATTCGCCAATGAACTGGCAGATCTGGAGGAAAAGAAGCCGGTGGCCCTGGCAGATATCTCCTTTGCCAACGGAGCGGACAACGGCTTCATGCAGGCCATGACCGAATCGGAAGCGCTGCTGGGCCTGACGGCCTATTCCGGCTGGAACACTGCCGACAACAGCATCGGGTTCGCCCTCAGCCAGGGCATCCTGAGCAAGCGGATGAAACCGACGGACCGGGAGCGGCTGCTGAAGACCCGGCTGCTGGACGACTGGATCTACCAGGCCAACGTGCGGTACCGGATCAGCCTGGGCATCGATCAGCACGATTTCATGTTGAAATATGACCTGGGAAAATATTATAATCGGATCCTGAGTGGGACCAACCGGTTGCTGCGGCAGTACGTGGAAGACGAACCCACCCTGAAGGGAACATCCTATACGGTGGAATTCCCCTGGAACCGGATGTTCGAGGTGGATGTGAGAGTCAAATAG
- a CDS encoding trimeric intracellular cation channel family protein, translating to MLQLWNLFEIAGTISFAVSGAIVGMVKNMDVFGITVLAVLTAVGGGMIRDVLAGYTPPMALENPGNLLLSVLTALAMSWLFASYRIAGRKKQIVTFFYVAADTVGLASFTVTGTLTGLSQGTLHTYVYPVLLGLITAVGGGVMRDLMAQRVPSVLTADVYATASLAGSLVMCLCWHFESQDLAPFLGAFMVIALRFFAIRYRWQLVHPMEKRKNSH from the coding sequence ATGCTTCAGTTATGGAATCTGTTTGAAATTGCCGGGACCATTTCTTTTGCGGTCTCCGGTGCCATCGTGGGTATGGTGAAGAATATGGACGTGTTCGGCATCACCGTATTGGCTGTCCTTACCGCTGTAGGCGGGGGCATGATCCGGGATGTGCTGGCCGGGTATACGCCGCCCATGGCACTGGAGAACCCGGGGAACCTGTTATTGTCCGTATTGACGGCCCTGGCCATGTCCTGGCTGTTCGCTTCCTATCGGATCGCTGGGCGCAAGAAGCAGATTGTCACGTTTTTCTATGTAGCTGCGGATACGGTGGGGCTGGCTTCCTTTACGGTGACCGGAACCCTGACCGGACTGTCCCAGGGGACCCTCCACACCTACGTGTATCCGGTGCTGCTGGGGCTGATCACCGCCGTGGGCGGCGGGGTGATGCGGGACCTGATGGCCCAGCGGGTGCCCAGTGTGCTTACGGCCGATGTGTACGCCACCGCATCCCTGGCCGGCAGCCTGGTGATGTGCCTGTGCTGGCATTTCGAAAGCCAGGACCTGGCACCTTTTTTGGGAGCCTTCATGGTGATCGCCCTCCGTTTCTTCGCCATCCGCTATCGCTGGCAGCTGGTGCATCCCATGGAAAAGAGAAAAAACAGTCACTAG
- a CDS encoding GspE/PulE family protein → MFHSISHQSQPYFQFSSLSGQRCQGDAGAPAVRWTHQILETALDQGASDIHLEPAKEQLGVRCRVDGVLQPLPPVPKNLQEPVLSRFKILAGMDIGEKRLPQDGRFQGSWQGRPVDVRVSSLPTLFGEKLVLRLLDREALQLELEGLGFSQANLDALQQVLHQPHGLFLVTGPTGSGKSTTLYAALASLDRKGQNIITVEDPVEYQMAGISQVSVKPKVGLTFARCLRSILRQDPDTIMVGEIRDGETAAISIQAALTGHRVFSTLHTNTAVGAVNRLLDMGMEPYLAASALQAVAGQLLVRRLCPHCKKAYEVGESDWESRYLGLEGNHTLYQAAGCEQCRHTGYVGRLPLQEVLLVTDALRQGICRCLSEGELTAIACKEGLRPLWEDGKEKVLVGMTSCAELLRVLG, encoded by the coding sequence ATGTTCCATTCAATCAGCCATCAATCACAGCCTTATTTCCAGTTTTCGTCTCTTTCCGGACAGCGCTGCCAGGGGGACGCCGGGGCACCGGCGGTACGGTGGACCCACCAGATTCTGGAGACGGCCCTGGATCAGGGGGCCAGTGACATTCACCTGGAACCGGCCAAAGAGCAGCTGGGGGTGCGTTGCCGGGTAGATGGGGTCCTGCAGCCCCTGCCTCCTGTCCCGAAAAATCTCCAGGAACCGGTGTTGTCCCGGTTCAAGATCCTGGCCGGTATGGATATCGGAGAAAAACGGCTGCCCCAGGATGGCCGCTTCCAGGGCAGCTGGCAGGGACGTCCGGTGGATGTGCGGGTGTCCTCCCTGCCTACTCTGTTCGGCGAAAAACTGGTGCTGCGGCTGCTGGACCGGGAAGCCCTCCAGCTGGAACTGGAGGGTCTGGGGTTCAGCCAGGCCAACCTGGATGCCCTGCAGCAGGTCCTGCACCAGCCTCACGGGCTGTTCCTGGTAACCGGGCCCACAGGCAGCGGGAAATCCACCACCCTGTATGCGGCCCTGGCGTCCCTGGACCGGAAGGGACAGAACATCATTACCGTGGAGGATCCGGTGGAATATCAGATGGCAGGCATCAGCCAGGTGTCGGTGAAACCGAAGGTGGGGCTGACCTTTGCCCGCTGCCTGCGCAGCATCCTGCGGCAGGATCCGGATACCATCATGGTGGGAGAGATCCGGGATGGAGAGACGGCAGCCATCAGCATCCAGGCGGCGCTCACCGGGCATCGGGTGTTCAGCACCCTCCATACCAATACAGCGGTGGGGGCTGTGAACCGGCTGCTTGATATGGGGATGGAACCCTATCTGGCAGCGTCTGCTCTCCAGGCGGTGGCCGGGCAGCTTTTGGTGCGCCGGCTGTGTCCCCATTGCAAAAAAGCCTATGAAGTGGGAGAATCAGACTGGGAAAGCCGGTATCTGGGGCTGGAAGGGAACCATACCCTTTATCAGGCTGCGGGCTGCGAGCAGTGCCGCCATACCGGGTACGTCGGCCGCCTTCCTCTGCAGGAAGTCCTGCTGGTGACAGATGCCCTGCGCCAGGGCATCTGCCGTTGCCTGAGCGAAGGGGAACTGACCGCCATTGCCTGTAAGGAGGGGCTGCGGCCTCTGTGGGAAGACGGGAAAGAGAAAGTGCTGGTGGGGATGACCAGCTGCGCAGAACTGTTGCGGGTATTGGGCTAA